Proteins from a single region of Budorcas taxicolor isolate Tak-1 chromosome 11, Takin1.1, whole genome shotgun sequence:
- the PTRHD1 gene encoding putative peptidyl-tRNA hydrolase PTRHD1 → MHRGIGQAFQLSRKMAASGGEPQILVQYLVLRKDLSQPPFSWPAGAVVAQACHAATAALHLHRDHPHTAAYLRELERMRKVVLEAPDETTLKLLAETLQQKNIDHKLWMEQPENIPTCIALRPYPKEEVSQYLKKFRLFK, encoded by the exons ATGCACCGCGGGATAGGCCAGGCCTTTCAGCTGAGCAGGAAGATGGCGGCCTCTGGCGGAGAGCCGCAGATCCTAGTACAGTACTTGGTGTTACGAAAGGATCTATCACAGCCTCCGTTTTCCTGGCCAGCAGGCGCAGTGGTCGCACAGGCCTGTCACGCAGCCACCGCGGCCTTGCACCTTCACCGCGACCACCCGCACACAGCCGCTTACCTCCGTGAGCTAGAGCGCATGCGCAAGGTGGTCCTCGAG GCCCCGGATGAGACCACCTTAAAGTTGCTGGCAGAGACGCTGCAACAGAAGAACATTGACCACAAGCTGTGGATGGAGCAGCCAGAGAACATCCCCACTTGCATTGCGCTCCGTCCCTACCCCAAGGAAGAAGTGAGCCAGTATTTGAAGAAGTTCCGATTGTTCAAATGA